Proteins encoded by one window of Porphyromonas vaginalis:
- the lepB gene encoding signal peptidase I: MKIKLHWQEKTLFQKIVAIVIPILYLLFCILWAGPFWLVFLPFILDYYFTKFINWSWYRNIKNKTLRGFVSLLADLLWAVIGVHLLSIFFIQNFAIPTSSLEKTLLVGDYLFVDKVTYGPRMPMTPLQVPLTQNRFLGRESYLSKPQLSYKRLKGIRKVQRGDLVVFNFPTGDTVTTKVTNPDYYYLKEMYGGRAALEAQPEVFGKIVYRPVDRRDHYVKRCVGLPGDLIEIRNNDIYINGKLQARPEQMQLNYWVCTRGGRFSAEELKHLGISLDDQHVVSASQLTTADLEEMGLAGVDPNDLQALYLLPLTETMRQQLASDSRVAKIVVSQDPNTNLYPVGYNLGWTRDNYGPLQIPRKGLTIELTPEALALYSRCIHNYEGHALEQRPDGTILIDGQPATHYTFGMDYYYMMGDNRHNSADSRYWGFVPEDHIVGRPALLWLSLDKDLGLWGGKIRWRRMMHTIHGQPL; encoded by the coding sequence ATGAAAATCAAGCTTCACTGGCAAGAGAAGACCCTCTTTCAGAAGATTGTAGCCATCGTCATACCGATCCTCTACCTCCTCTTCTGCATACTCTGGGCGGGACCCTTTTGGTTGGTCTTCCTCCCCTTTATCCTGGACTACTACTTTACCAAGTTCATCAATTGGTCTTGGTATCGCAACATCAAGAACAAGACGCTGCGGGGCTTCGTCTCCTTACTGGCAGACCTCCTCTGGGCGGTCATCGGCGTGCATCTGCTCAGCATCTTCTTCATTCAGAATTTTGCCATCCCCACCTCTTCTCTGGAGAAGACACTCCTCGTGGGTGACTACCTCTTTGTGGACAAAGTGACCTACGGTCCCCGTATGCCGATGACGCCGCTGCAGGTGCCACTAACGCAAAACCGCTTCCTCGGCCGTGAGTCTTACCTCAGCAAGCCACAGCTATCCTACAAGCGACTCAAAGGCATCCGAAAGGTACAGCGTGGCGACCTGGTTGTCTTTAACTTCCCCACGGGCGACACCGTAACAACCAAGGTGACCAACCCCGACTACTACTATCTCAAAGAGATGTATGGCGGACGGGCTGCCCTGGAGGCTCAGCCTGAGGTCTTCGGCAAGATCGTCTACCGCCCCGTGGATCGTCGTGACCACTATGTGAAGCGCTGTGTGGGACTACCGGGCGACCTTATCGAGATACGCAACAACGACATCTATATCAATGGCAAGCTACAGGCGCGCCCCGAGCAGATGCAGCTCAACTATTGGGTCTGCACCCGTGGAGGACGCTTCTCCGCTGAGGAGCTTAAGCATCTAGGCATTAGCCTCGATGACCAGCATGTGGTCTCCGCATCACAGCTCACGACAGCCGACCTCGAGGAGATGGGCTTAGCTGGTGTCGACCCCAACGATCTGCAGGCACTCTACCTGCTTCCCCTCACGGAGACTATGCGCCAGCAACTAGCCAGTGATAGCCGTGTCGCTAAGATCGTTGTGTCGCAAGACCCCAATACCAATCTCTACCCCGTAGGCTACAACCTCGGCTGGACCCGTGACAACTACGGCCCACTACAGATACCACGCAAGGGGCTCACCATCGAGCTTACGCCCGAAGCCTTAGCACTCTACAGCCGGTGCATACACAACTACGAGGGGCACGCTCTCGAGCAGCGTCCCGATGGCACCATTCTCATCGACGGACAGCCTGCCACGCACTACACCTTTGGGATGGACTACTACTATATGATGGGTGACAATCGTCACAACTCTGCCGATAGTCGCTACTGGGGCTTCGTCCCCGAGGATCATATCGTAGGGCGCCCCGCTCTCCTCTGGCTCTCGCTAGACAAGGATCTAGGTCTCTGGGGCGGCAAGATACGCTGGAGACGTATGATGCACACGATACATGGCCAGCCACTCTGA
- the dapB gene encoding 4-hydroxy-tetrahydrodipicolinate reductase yields the protein MKIAILGYGRMGHMIEEVATQRGHQVVARIDKADAALLEDGSLREADVAIEFSTPESGYQLCQAALKAGLPVVTGSTGWKEQLEELKSEVQSSGRGGLFAAFNFSLGMNLMMILNEQLAQLMAPYPEYTPRIQETHHIHKLDAPSGTAITLAEGLIEQTPSLHDWHLGVETHDGSLGIEAIREGEVPGIHSVIYHSDIDEITLRHEAYSRRGFALGATLAAEYLLQHPVGVWSMRDLILHK from the coding sequence ATGAAAATCGCTATACTCGGATACGGACGCATGGGGCACATGATCGAAGAGGTCGCCACCCAGCGCGGACATCAGGTGGTCGCTCGTATAGATAAGGCTGACGCTGCCCTACTGGAGGATGGTTCTCTGCGAGAGGCCGACGTCGCCATTGAGTTTTCCACCCCTGAGAGTGGCTACCAGCTTTGCCAGGCCGCCCTAAAGGCGGGATTACCCGTAGTCACGGGCAGTACGGGCTGGAAGGAGCAACTAGAGGAGCTCAAGTCAGAGGTGCAAAGCTCTGGCCGTGGGGGACTCTTTGCTGCGTTCAACTTTAGCCTCGGGATGAATCTGATGATGATCCTCAACGAGCAACTCGCACAGCTCATGGCTCCCTATCCCGAGTACACGCCACGCATTCAGGAGACGCATCACATACACAAGCTTGATGCGCCGAGCGGCACTGCGATCACACTGGCTGAGGGACTGATCGAGCAGACCCCTTCGCTACACGACTGGCATCTAGGCGTAGAGACGCACGATGGTTCTCTCGGCATCGAGGCAATCCGTGAGGGCGAGGTGCCTGGCATCCACTCCGTCATCTACCACTCTGATATCGATGAGATAACGCTACGCCACGAGGCTTATAGCCGTCGGGGCTTTGCGCTAGGAGCCACCCTCGCCGCTGAGTATCTCCTACAGCACCCCGTAGGCGTCTGGTCTATGCGTGACCTCATCCTACACAAATAG
- a CDS encoding OmpH family outer membrane protein produces the protein MNQKSILLLSLLVASLLFGSCQKKQSDGQTATSEALTENASTGDHTLKIGVVSLDSLYKNYEYYVDANKQIEAQLKRNQQTLANKMQQAQKAYASYMEKAQKGLFTSQAQVDAEEKRITAMQQEGAQLEQRYAEEAMKAQTDAQKALHDEVTAQLKAFNADKKYDLILTSVGLEGVMYAGEGFDITQEVLDFLNAAYQAKSKETKEAKK, from the coding sequence ATGAATCAGAAATCAATCCTTCTACTCTCCTTACTCGTTGCGTCTCTCCTATTCGGTAGCTGCCAGAAGAAGCAGTCCGATGGGCAGACTGCTACTTCAGAGGCACTCACTGAGAATGCATCTACGGGCGATCATACGCTCAAGATAGGCGTCGTATCTCTCGACTCGCTCTACAAGAACTACGAGTACTATGTCGATGCAAACAAGCAGATAGAGGCCCAGCTCAAGCGCAATCAGCAGACTCTCGCTAACAAGATGCAACAGGCTCAAAAAGCCTATGCAAGCTATATGGAGAAGGCTCAGAAGGGGCTCTTCACCTCTCAGGCTCAGGTCGATGCCGAGGAGAAGCGCATCACCGCTATGCAGCAAGAGGGTGCTCAACTGGAGCAACGCTATGCCGAGGAGGCTATGAAAGCACAAACTGATGCACAGAAGGCGCTACACGATGAGGTAACCGCTCAGCTCAAAGCTTTCAACGCAGATAAGAAGTATGACCTAATCCTCACCTCCGTAGGTCTGGAGGGGGTTATGTACGCTGGCGAAGGCTTTGACATTACCCAAGAAGTCCTCGACTTCCTCAACGCTGCTTACCAAGCTAAGTCTAAGGAGACTAAGGAAGCTAAGAAGTAA
- a CDS encoding aminoacyl-histidine dipeptidase, whose protein sequence is MQITDLTHMPIWQHFYEITKIPRPSKHEEQILAFLKKFAEEHNLDYAQDKTGNIVIRKGATPGMEDRETIILQGHVDMVCEKNSDVEHDFYKDPIKTQITDGWIHAEGTTLGADNGIGVAAGLAVLTDPTVEHGPVECLFTVDEETGLTGAMGIEPGFVQGRILINLDSEDEGEMFIGCAGGMGTMAFFDYTTEATPAGQIALEVKVSGLKGGHSGGDIHVGLGNANKLLVRYLYKVLKEVPEMRLATIDGGNLHNAIAREAKAVITIPANRKENLAIWANEMDAEFRNELKKVDPNVNLRVETTTTPKEVVDKKTADTVIRTLYACPHGVMGMSHSLEGLVETSTNLASVKMKEGNVISIETSQRSSTESLKEDVGNMLLALFELAGARTEVRDGYPGWAPNPDSEILKVAESTYRELFGKEPKVKAIHAGLECGLFLAKYPYLDMVSFGPTMRDVHSPAERMEVQTVEMFWRHLVAILKNAPKRK, encoded by the coding sequence ATGCAAATAACAGATCTAACTCACATGCCCATCTGGCAGCACTTCTACGAAATTACCAAGATCCCTCGTCCCTCCAAGCACGAGGAGCAGATACTGGCTTTCCTTAAGAAGTTTGCCGAGGAGCATAACCTAGACTATGCGCAGGATAAGACAGGCAACATCGTCATCCGCAAGGGTGCTACGCCTGGCATGGAGGACCGCGAGACCATCATCCTCCAGGGTCACGTAGATATGGTCTGCGAGAAGAATAGTGACGTAGAGCATGACTTCTACAAAGATCCTATCAAGACGCAGATCACCGACGGATGGATTCACGCTGAGGGTACGACCCTAGGAGCTGACAACGGTATTGGTGTCGCAGCAGGGCTAGCGGTCCTGACAGACCCCACCGTAGAGCATGGACCCGTCGAGTGCCTCTTCACAGTAGATGAGGAGACTGGTCTGACCGGTGCCATGGGTATCGAGCCAGGCTTCGTCCAGGGACGCATCCTCATCAACCTCGATAGTGAGGATGAGGGCGAGATGTTCATCGGTTGCGCTGGTGGTATGGGTACGATGGCATTCTTTGACTACACCACAGAGGCTACGCCTGCTGGGCAGATAGCTCTCGAGGTGAAGGTGAGTGGTCTCAAGGGTGGACACAGCGGTGGTGACATCCATGTCGGTCTAGGCAATGCCAATAAGCTCCTCGTGCGCTACCTATATAAGGTACTTAAGGAGGTACCCGAGATGCGCCTAGCTACGATCGATGGTGGTAACCTACACAACGCTATCGCTCGTGAGGCTAAGGCTGTCATCACGATCCCTGCCAATCGCAAGGAGAATCTAGCTATCTGGGCAAACGAGATGGACGCTGAGTTCCGCAACGAGCTCAAGAAGGTCGATCCTAATGTCAACCTCCGTGTGGAGACAACCACAACCCCTAAGGAGGTTGTCGACAAGAAGACGGCTGACACGGTCATCCGTACACTCTACGCTTGTCCTCACGGCGTGATGGGCATGAGCCACTCACTGGAGGGGCTCGTAGAGACCTCTACCAACCTAGCCAGTGTCAAGATGAAAGAGGGCAATGTGATCAGCATCGAGACGAGCCAGCGCAGCTCTACCGAGTCGCTCAAGGAGGATGTAGGCAATATGCTCCTTGCTCTCTTCGAGCTAGCAGGTGCACGCACAGAGGTACGTGACGGCTATCCCGGTTGGGCTCCTAACCCCGACTCTGAGATCCTAAAGGTCGCTGAGAGTACCTATCGCGAGCTCTTCGGCAAGGAGCCAAAGGTCAAGGCTATCCACGCAGGTCTTGAGTGCGGACTCTTCCTAGCGAAGTATCCTTACCTTGACATGGTATCCTTCGGTCCGACGATGCGTGACGTACACTCACCCGCAGAGCGCATGGAGGTCCAGACGGTGGAGATGTTCTGGCGTCACCTCGTAGCGATCCTCAAGAACGCTCCTAAGCGCAAGTAA
- a CDS encoding DUF4625 domain-containing protein: MMKRTIFTSITLLSCLALATAFTGCKEEPKNQPTVDTTKPVIELIEPEDNDSLRIGDAHGVHFEMKLSDNDLVKSYKIDVHNNFDGHSHTRDLRHGDDQTKPFSFNKEYTVNQRNASIHHHDIKIPADATPGEYHLLVYCVDRSGNESMVARTVILSKDAPGDHHHDHDHDHDHGHDHDHDHNHE; encoded by the coding sequence ATGATGAAAAGAACAATCTTCACATCAATCACGCTCCTCAGTTGTCTCGCTTTGGCGACAGCCTTCACCGGTTGCAAAGAGGAGCCCAAGAATCAACCAACTGTCGACACGACAAAGCCTGTCATCGAGCTCATCGAGCCCGAAGACAATGACTCACTTCGCATCGGAGATGCGCATGGCGTACACTTCGAGATGAAGCTCTCGGACAACGACCTCGTCAAGTCGTACAAGATCGACGTCCACAACAACTTCGACGGGCACTCGCACACCCGCGATCTACGTCACGGTGATGACCAGACGAAGCCTTTTAGCTTCAACAAGGAGTACACGGTCAACCAGCGCAACGCATCGATTCACCACCACGACATCAAGATCCCAGCAGACGCAACACCAGGTGAGTACCACCTTCTAGTCTACTGCGTGGATCGCTCTGGCAATGAGTCGATGGTGGCTCGCACCGTCATCCTCTCCAAGGATGCTCCTGGTGATCATCACCACGACCATGACCACGATCATGACCATGGCCACGATCATGACCACGATCATAACCACGAATAA
- a CDS encoding TonB-dependent receptor has product MYCRYICYLLLYLIPTVALAEPSASRLDSVALEPHTFDETLQTVEVRANSKRLQTMRIGQTIEWLDSTYLTKHFTGNFAATLSTLPGVNVITIGSGYGKPVIRGLGFNRIAYVDGGLKQEGQQWGADHGLEVDAFDQDPVQVIKGAGSLLYGSDALGGVIVRQPAATPHKQGLYGSYTMMGQSSTMGGGGSLMMGYLYGAHHIRLRMSGQYHGDRNVTADSITYLTRWIPIYNRRLKNSATQTYASQLRYEWLGEQVKASLQASVNGERSGFFPGAHGVPDLKRVLPDKSRYNIELPYSTVRQISTQGSLQWRVSPQWQLVGELGWQQNLRRELSAFHTHYGTMQRPVQDADLEFEFDLKTISARLQASYYAPWGGKWTLATDGQYQWHKRRGYGFLLPDYQRATSGVSLTYQGRIAQGLHLTSGLRYDLGYIAMSPYHDPYLADYLQERGESSATLAQYYYSSQEGERRWHDLSGSVGLSWQINRHWLWKVNLGRSFRLPGIYELAANGIHHGTFRHEVGDPSLGSEQGWLLDSEVGFHNDLWSCTVSPFVTYFTNYIYLQPSGEWSILPHSGQIYRYQSTRALFTGVELEGTWHLHPQWDYHLQGDYVYTYNVADRLALPYSPPARLSHDLTWHPKHWALSLKHRIIAPQHRIARNEAPTPGTATLLDLAVTYDGQLRQSNYRISLAIQNILNSRYYDHMSYYRRVNLPEAGRNLLLTINLSF; this is encoded by the coding sequence ATGTATTGTCGATACATTTGCTATCTACTACTATATCTCATCCCGACGGTGGCTCTAGCTGAGCCGTCCGCCTCGAGACTTGATAGTGTCGCGCTAGAGCCTCACACATTTGACGAGACGCTCCAGACGGTCGAGGTGCGAGCTAATAGCAAGCGGCTCCAGACTATGCGTATCGGTCAGACGATCGAGTGGCTCGACAGCACTTACCTCACGAAGCACTTTACGGGTAACTTTGCAGCGACTCTGAGCACGCTGCCTGGGGTCAATGTGATCACGATCGGCTCTGGCTATGGTAAGCCGGTGATCCGTGGTCTAGGCTTCAACCGCATCGCCTATGTCGATGGTGGACTCAAGCAGGAGGGGCAGCAGTGGGGTGCCGACCATGGGCTGGAGGTGGACGCCTTCGACCAAGACCCTGTACAGGTGATCAAGGGTGCTGGCTCGCTGCTCTACGGCAGTGACGCCCTAGGGGGAGTCATCGTGAGACAGCCGGCTGCGACACCTCACAAGCAAGGCCTCTACGGCTCCTATACCATGATGGGGCAAAGCAGTACCATGGGTGGCGGGGGCAGTCTCATGATGGGCTACCTGTACGGAGCGCACCACATCCGCTTACGTATGAGCGGGCAGTATCACGGGGACCGCAATGTGACGGCAGATAGCATTACCTACCTCACGCGCTGGATACCTATATATAATCGTAGGTTGAAAAACAGTGCCACACAGACCTACGCCTCGCAACTACGCTACGAATGGCTAGGAGAGCAGGTCAAAGCTTCGCTGCAAGCTTCTGTCAATGGAGAGCGCAGTGGCTTCTTCCCAGGAGCGCATGGCGTGCCAGACCTCAAGCGTGTGCTACCTGACAAGAGCCGATACAACATCGAGCTACCTTACAGCACGGTGCGTCAGATCTCTACACAGGGCAGCCTGCAGTGGCGAGTCTCTCCGCAGTGGCAGCTGGTCGGTGAGCTAGGCTGGCAGCAGAACTTGCGCCGTGAGCTTAGTGCCTTCCACACCCACTACGGGACGATGCAGCGACCCGTGCAGGACGCTGACTTAGAGTTTGAGTTTGACCTCAAAACCATCTCAGCACGCTTACAGGCCAGCTACTACGCCCCATGGGGTGGCAAGTGGACGCTAGCCACTGATGGGCAGTACCAGTGGCACAAGCGGAGAGGCTACGGCTTCCTCCTACCAGACTACCAGCGGGCGACGAGTGGCGTGAGCCTGACCTATCAGGGACGCATAGCCCAGGGGCTACACCTCACCAGTGGTCTGCGCTACGATCTAGGATACATAGCGATGAGTCCCTACCACGACCCTTACCTAGCTGACTACCTCCAGGAGCGTGGCGAGTCCTCGGCAACCTTGGCGCAGTACTACTACAGCAGCCAGGAGGGTGAGCGCAGGTGGCACGACCTTTCGGGCAGTGTCGGATTATCTTGGCAGATCAATCGGCATTGGCTCTGGAAGGTTAATCTGGGCAGGAGCTTTCGCCTACCAGGCATCTACGAGCTTGCGGCAAATGGCATCCACCACGGCACCTTCCGCCACGAGGTGGGCGACCCCTCGCTAGGCAGCGAGCAGGGCTGGCTACTAGATAGCGAGGTGGGCTTTCATAATGACCTGTGGAGCTGTACGGTCTCTCCCTTTGTGACCTACTTTACCAACTACATCTACCTGCAGCCCTCGGGTGAGTGGTCTATACTGCCCCACTCGGGACAGATCTACCGCTACCAGTCCACACGGGCGCTCTTCACAGGAGTCGAGCTAGAGGGCACTTGGCATCTGCATCCGCAGTGGGACTACCACCTGCAGGGTGACTACGTCTACACCTACAATGTGGCAGACCGCTTAGCGCTACCCTACTCGCCACCAGCACGCTTGAGCCACGACTTGACCTGGCACCCTAAGCACTGGGCGCTCTCGCTCAAGCATCGCATCATCGCTCCTCAGCATCGCATAGCGCGCAATGAGGCACCTACACCTGGCACAGCGACGCTACTAGACCTAGCTGTGACCTACGACGGACAGCTCAGACAGAGCAACTACCGCATCTCTCTAGCTATCCAAAACATCTTGAACAGCCGCTACTATGACCACATGAGTTACTACAGAAGAGTCAATCTTCCTGAGGCTGGACGAAACCTATTGCTAACAATCAATCTATCATTCTAA
- a CDS encoding DNA/RNA non-specific endonuclease produces MTNKTYRLLFTLLALSWGLFLTAACQPNGQQRGAEQPQSETNQTFLASQQDYDLRVAGTAWEAGDQIGIYVRRTAQNTTWSAEQLQHSNLHYKTTRGGGLATFDPADEQQKVQWDSSMKYDILAYYPYNAQTQGGKIAYSVADQASLKPLLISDNLSAIAPDVAKELVFRQALASLRFEMRSEDGGSLEGVQVRIVGMPTTGSLDLLSRQWQVDDSSTAEISVPVTVLGATATATALILPIETTTSEMKVLFTLPNGRTYTWPLREGQSLVMGQQRTHTITLKDTGTGKVAEVGQYFELPAKKNLPNTLEVQHNLPSNPSARNYFLLYDTKMHLAHYVAYPLYKDVMEKKVDRMNAWGYDPYISKAYQPNLTGAYDGYSRGHQIPSADRLSSRADNASTFYFSNMVPQKQTHNGGIWSNLEGQVRNLANSVDTLYVVTGVGFDDTNYKYTRDRSNVACPVPDYFYKVVVWRDKQERWHSKAWCIPHEGFSGKPDKYKKTLSEMEAKTGFDFFPALNDVNVLDN; encoded by the coding sequence ATGACAAATAAGACTTATCGTCTACTCTTCACACTACTAGCACTCTCTTGGGGTCTATTCCTGACAGCTGCTTGCCAGCCCAATGGACAGCAAAGAGGTGCCGAGCAGCCTCAGAGTGAGACCAACCAGACATTTCTAGCATCGCAGCAGGACTACGACCTGCGTGTCGCTGGCACCGCTTGGGAGGCTGGCGACCAGATAGGTATCTACGTACGTCGCACAGCGCAGAATACGACCTGGTCGGCTGAGCAACTACAGCATAGCAACCTGCACTACAAGACCACTCGTGGTGGGGGGCTAGCGACCTTCGACCCCGCTGACGAGCAGCAGAAGGTGCAGTGGGACTCTTCGATGAAGTATGACATCCTCGCTTACTACCCCTACAATGCTCAGACGCAGGGTGGCAAGATCGCTTACAGCGTCGCTGATCAAGCTTCGCTCAAACCACTTCTTATCTCGGACAATCTCTCAGCTATTGCGCCTGATGTCGCAAAGGAACTAGTCTTTCGTCAGGCACTCGCCTCGCTACGCTTTGAGATGCGCAGTGAGGATGGTGGTTCTCTAGAGGGCGTCCAGGTGCGCATCGTTGGTATGCCGACGACAGGTTCGCTAGACCTCTTGAGTCGTCAGTGGCAGGTCGATGACAGCTCTACGGCTGAGATCTCAGTGCCTGTTACCGTCTTGGGTGCTACCGCTACGGCCACCGCACTGATCCTACCTATCGAGACGACCACGAGCGAGATGAAGGTACTCTTCACGCTGCCCAACGGACGTACCTACACCTGGCCACTACGTGAGGGGCAGAGCCTTGTCATGGGACAGCAGCGCACCCACACCATCACGCTCAAGGATACTGGCACGGGCAAAGTCGCAGAGGTTGGCCAATACTTCGAGCTACCCGCCAAGAAGAATCTTCCCAATACGCTGGAGGTACAGCACAATCTCCCGAGCAATCCCTCGGCACGCAACTACTTCCTACTATATGATACGAAGATGCACCTAGCTCACTATGTGGCTTATCCGCTGTACAAGGATGTAATGGAGAAAAAGGTTGATCGCATGAATGCTTGGGGCTATGATCCGTACATCTCTAAGGCGTATCAACCAAACTTGACGGGGGCTTATGACGGCTACTCTCGAGGACATCAAATTCCCAGTGCAGATCGACTCTCCTCTCGGGCGGATAACGCTAGCACATTCTACTTCTCTAATATGGTACCACAGAAGCAAACCCATAATGGGGGTATCTGGAGTAATCTAGAGGGGCAGGTACGCAATCTTGCTAACAGTGTCGACACGCTCTATGTAGTGACGGGCGTAGGCTTTGACGATACGAACTATAAGTACACTCGGGATCGAAGTAATGTGGCTTGCCCAGTACCTGACTACTTCTATAAGGTAGTCGTATGGCGCGACAAGCAGGAGCGCTGGCACTCCAAGGCGTGGTGCATACCACACGAGGGCTTCTCAGGAAAACCTGACAAATACAAGAAGACGCTCAGTGAGATGGAGGCGAAGACTGGCTTTGACTTCTTCCCTGCGCTCAACGATGTCAACGTACTTGATAACTAA
- a CDS encoding fimbrillin family protein, which yields MNKLLTTISILLTTLLLATSCTKEQSRCSTCPDADGAQAKDYIVFKSNIRLGGKEVRATDERFDVSDQIGVYARGAEERNNLHYHAIPGGEIAIFHPTTTSDRIYPSTVKELDFYAYAPYRTAVQKGIIHLDLIKEPLDLLWAHHREVAPRVEKKEYTLLFGHVLSRIVFTIQGLPAGVTLQSMQLQGMVVEGDFDVLTGELRTPYSSKETLPLTVGADKHSASSLILPKDIVDAQLQLTLSNGRTYTTEIKQLDIISNKIYYYNITLDGQDKISIDLVNGQIIDWEDDGTISNIVATPTETPTPTPEPKPAGENIYNVDLTQVARALPLNDDFAKGGKDHDPFALPGWLNKALVGSRDFQKRSYGDVHYAQASAYKSADPVNKCVLITPRLQMTAGSSYMVELTYSSGHTNGATLTVQQLDKDGALVKTLEVINDTTAPDGYGNQHYTKSYAIAGSAEAGYIALLYEASQEPLHSTTYQVEALTVK from the coding sequence ATGAATAAGCTACTAACGACAATCTCTATACTACTCACGACGCTACTCCTCGCTACCTCTTGTACCAAGGAGCAGTCTCGCTGCTCCACTTGCCCCGATGCAGACGGTGCGCAAGCTAAGGACTACATAGTCTTCAAGAGCAACATACGTCTCGGCGGCAAGGAGGTACGCGCCACGGACGAGCGCTTTGACGTGAGCGATCAGATCGGTGTCTATGCACGTGGAGCGGAGGAACGCAACAATCTGCACTACCACGCCATCCCTGGGGGAGAGATAGCCATCTTTCACCCCACGACCACGTCTGACCGCATCTACCCCAGCACTGTCAAGGAGCTAGACTTCTACGCTTACGCTCCTTACCGCACAGCCGTTCAGAAGGGGATCATACACCTAGATCTGATCAAGGAGCCGCTTGATCTCCTCTGGGCTCATCACCGTGAGGTAGCGCCTCGTGTCGAGAAGAAGGAGTACACGCTCCTCTTCGGGCACGTCCTCTCACGCATCGTCTTCACCATCCAGGGACTTCCCGCGGGTGTGACGCTGCAGTCGATGCAGCTACAAGGCATGGTCGTCGAGGGGGACTTTGACGTCCTCACGGGCGAGCTGCGCACGCCGTATAGTTCGAAGGAGACGCTCCCGCTCACCGTTGGTGCTGACAAGCACTCTGCCTCGTCCCTCATCCTCCCTAAGGATATTGTGGACGCACAGCTACAGCTCACGCTCAGCAATGGGCGCACCTACACCACGGAGATCAAGCAGCTAGACATCATCAGCAACAAGATCTACTACTACAACATCACTCTCGACGGTCAGGACAAGATCTCCATAGACCTTGTCAATGGACAAATCATAGACTGGGAGGACGATGGCACCATTTCCAATATCGTTGCCACGCCGACCGAAACGCCCACTCCCACGCCAGAACCTAAGCCAGCTGGTGAGAATATTTATAATGTAGACCTCACACAGGTAGCTCGCGCACTACCGCTCAATGATGACTTCGCCAAGGGGGGTAAGGACCACGATCCCTTTGCACTCCCAGGCTGGCTCAACAAAGCACTCGTCGGTTCGCGTGACTTCCAGAAGCGCTCTTACGGCGACGTACACTATGCTCAGGCCAGTGCCTATAAGTCTGCCGATCCAGTAAATAAGTGTGTCCTCATCACGCCTCGTCTGCAGATGACAGCTGGCTCTAGCTATATGGTAGAGCTAACTTACAGCTCAGGACACACCAACGGTGCTACCCTCACTGTCCAGCAACTAGACAAGGATGGAGCACTCGTCAAGACCCTAGAGGTCATCAATGACACCACAGCCCCAGATGGCTATGGCAATCAGCACTACACGAAGAGCTACGCTATCGCAGGCTCTGCTGAGGCTGGCTACATAGCCCTCCTCTACGAGGCTTCTCAGGAGCCTCTCCACTCCACGACTTATCAAGTCGAGGCTCTAACTGTTAAATAG